One region of Polaribacter pectinis genomic DNA includes:
- a CDS encoding saccharopine dehydrogenase family protein, giving the protein MKNILIIGAGKSSSSLIKYLLDKSEVENLFLTIGDISIDNATKLINNHKNATAIIFDVFDENQRVKEIQKSDIVVSMLPARFHIEVAKDCVKYSKNMVTASYVSNEMKALDTQVKEKGLVFMNEIGVDPGLDHMSAMQIIDSIREKNAKMLLFESFTGGLVAPESDNNLWNYKFTWNPRNVVLAGQGGAAMFIQEGTYKYIPYHKLFRRTEFLKINNTKFEAYANRDSLKYRSVYGLEKIPTMYRGTIRKVGFSRAWNIFVQLGMTDDSYIIEDSENMSYRDFVNLFLAYSPSDSVELKLRSYLKIDQDDIMWEKLIELDIFNPKKKIGIKNATPAKMLQRILEDSWTLQEHDKDMIVMQHLFGYEIDGEKHQIESSLVVLGENQTYTAMAKTVGLPVAIATLKILKGEIKTPGVQIPISKEVYEPILKELEKYGIKFIEKETTYLGYNPNNVIG; this is encoded by the coding sequence ATGAAAAACATATTAATTATTGGTGCAGGTAAATCGAGTTCTTCTCTTATAAAATACCTTTTAGATAAATCTGAAGTAGAAAATCTGTTTTTAACTATTGGAGATATTTCAATTGATAACGCAACTAAATTAATCAATAATCATAAAAATGCGACTGCCATTATTTTTGATGTTTTTGATGAAAACCAGCGTGTAAAAGAGATTCAAAAATCTGATATTGTGGTTTCTATGTTGCCTGCAAGATTTCATATTGAGGTTGCTAAAGACTGTGTAAAATACAGTAAAAACATGGTTACTGCATCTTATGTTTCCAATGAAATGAAAGCTTTAGATACGCAAGTAAAAGAAAAAGGGCTCGTTTTTATGAATGAAATTGGTGTAGATCCAGGTTTAGATCATATGAGTGCCATGCAAATTATTGACAGCATTAGAGAAAAAAATGCAAAAATGTTATTGTTTGAATCTTTTACAGGTGGTTTGGTTGCACCAGAAAGCGATAACAATCTTTGGAATTATAAATTTACTTGGAACCCAAGAAACGTCGTTTTAGCAGGTCAAGGAGGAGCTGCAATGTTTATTCAAGAGGGAACTTATAAATACATTCCTTATCATAAATTGTTTCGAAGAACAGAATTTTTAAAAATAAACAACACCAAGTTTGAAGCCTATGCAAATAGAGATTCTTTAAAATATAGAAGTGTTTATGGTTTAGAAAAAATTCCTACAATGTACAGAGGAACTATTAGAAAAGTGGGTTTTTCGAGAGCTTGGAATATTTTTGTTCAGTTAGGCATGACAGATGATTCTTACATAATTGAAGATTCTGAAAACATGAGTTACAGAGATTTTGTTAATTTATTTTTGGCCTATTCTCCCTCTGATTCTGTGGAATTAAAACTACGTTCTTATCTAAAAATAGATCAAGATGATATTATGTGGGAAAAATTAATTGAACTTGATATTTTTAATCCTAAGAAAAAAATAGGCATTAAAAATGCAACGCCCGCAAAAATGTTACAACGTATTTTAGAAGATTCTTGGACGTTACAAGAACATGATAAAGATATGATTGTAATGCAACATTTGTTTGGTTATGAAATTGATGGCGAAAAGCATCAAATTGAGAGTAGTTTAGTTGTTCTTGGAGAAAATCAAACGTATACAGCAATGGCTAAAACTGTTGGTTTACCTGTTGCAATTGCTACTTTAAAAATATTAAAAGGAGAAATAAAAACACCTGGAGTTCAAATTCCTATTTCTAAAGAAGTGTATGAACCAATTTTAAAAGAATTAGAAAAATATGGAATTAAATTTATTGAAAAAGAAACCACTTATTTAGGATACAATCCTAATAACGTAATTGGGTAA
- a CDS encoding DUF423 domain-containing protein encodes MFKNIIFTCFLGMLAIILGAFGAHALKETLTADQLLSFETAVRYQMYHVIVLLIVNMYEGFSSKQKNTISYLFFIGILLFSGSIYLIQLTSVSAKSIWFVTPLGGLFLIIGWVSMIAIFIKKSRKL; translated from the coding sequence ATGTTTAAAAATATTATTTTCACTTGTTTTTTAGGAATGTTGGCAATTATTTTGGGGGCTTTTGGGGCACATGCTTTAAAAGAAACATTAACTGCAGATCAATTATTGAGTTTCGAAACAGCAGTTCGTTATCAAATGTATCATGTAATTGTGTTATTAATTGTAAATATGTACGAAGGGTTTTCATCAAAACAAAAAAACACAATTAGCTATTTATTTTTTATTGGAATCTTACTTTTCTCTGGTTCTATTTATCTAATTCAATTAACAAGTGTTTCAGCAAAATCGATTTGGTTTGTAACGCCTTTAGGTGGTCTTTTTCTAATCATAGGTTGGGTTTCCATGATTGCGATATTCATAAAAAAAAGTAGAAAATTATAA
- the pckA gene encoding phosphoenolpyruvate carboxykinase (ATP), which yields MVDTNTKSISLNSLGIKNATIRYQLSSDELHNETLEKKQGVASSLGAIAVNTGEFTGRSPKDRFIVKDDVSKDEVWWSNINLPFDSDKFDALYNKVTDYLSGKEIFVRDSYACADKNYKLNIRVVNEYPWSNMFAYNMFLRPTAEELKDFSPEWTVVNAPGFMADPEVDGTRQHNFAILNFTKKIALIGGTGYTGEIKKGIFSALNFILPVFKNTLPMHCSANVGKDGDTAIFFGLSGTGKTTLSTDPNRSLIGDDEHGWTAENTVFNFEGGCYAKVINLSEEQEPEIFGAIKKGAILENVVMDDKGVIDFADTSITQNTRVSYPIYHIDNIKEPSIGKNPKNIFFLTADAFGVLPPISKLTPNQAAYHFISGYTAKVAGTEAGVTEPTPSFSACFGAPFMPLHPTRYAEMLSKKMKDAGVNVWLINTGWSGGQYGVGRRMPLKYTRAMITAVLNGDLGSYRYEDYHIHSVFGVAQPRTCPGVPTELLSPRATWNDDEAYYKTAFKLSNAFRHNFTQFEEIASEDIRRGGPQRYAF from the coding sequence ATGGTAGATACAAATACGAAATCGATTTCGTTAAATAGTCTAGGAATCAAAAATGCAACAATTCGTTATCAACTTTCTTCAGACGAATTACACAACGAAACTTTAGAAAAAAAACAAGGAGTAGCATCTTCTTTAGGAGCAATTGCCGTAAACACAGGTGAGTTTACAGGGCGATCTCCAAAAGATCGTTTTATTGTAAAAGACGACGTTTCAAAAGATGAAGTTTGGTGGAGTAACATCAACCTTCCTTTCGATTCAGATAAATTTGATGCGCTTTATAATAAAGTGACAGATTATTTATCAGGAAAAGAAATCTTTGTAAGAGATTCGTATGCTTGTGCAGATAAAAATTATAAATTAAATATTAGGGTTGTAAACGAATATCCTTGGAGCAATATGTTTGCTTACAATATGTTTTTGCGACCAACTGCAGAAGAATTAAAAGATTTTTCTCCAGAATGGACAGTTGTAAACGCACCAGGTTTTATGGCAGATCCTGAAGTAGATGGAACTCGCCAACATAACTTTGCAATTTTAAATTTTACAAAAAAAATAGCTTTAATTGGTGGAACTGGTTATACTGGTGAAATCAAAAAAGGAATTTTTTCTGCGTTGAATTTTATACTTCCAGTATTCAAAAATACATTACCAATGCATTGTTCTGCAAACGTTGGTAAAGATGGAGATACTGCTATCTTTTTCGGACTTTCTGGAACTGGAAAAACTACATTATCTACAGATCCAAACAGAAGTTTAATTGGTGATGATGAACATGGTTGGACTGCAGAAAACACTGTTTTTAATTTTGAAGGTGGTTGTTATGCAAAAGTGATTAATTTATCGGAAGAACAAGAACCAGAAATTTTTGGAGCCATTAAAAAAGGAGCAATTCTCGAAAATGTTGTGATGGATGATAAAGGAGTTATCGATTTTGCAGATACTTCAATTACACAAAATACAAGAGTTAGTTACCCAATTTATCATATAGATAATATTAAAGAACCATCAATTGGTAAAAATCCAAAGAATATTTTCTTTTTAACTGCAGATGCTTTTGGAGTTTTGCCTCCAATTTCGAAGTTAACGCCAAACCAAGCAGCATACCATTTTATTTCTGGTTATACAGCAAAAGTTGCAGGAACAGAAGCAGGAGTTACAGAACCAACACCAAGTTTTTCTGCGTGTTTTGGAGCACCTTTTATGCCTTTACATCCTACAAGATATGCAGAAATGTTAAGCAAAAAGATGAAAGATGCTGGAGTAAATGTTTGGTTGATTAATACAGGTTGGTCTGGAGGCCAATATGGAGTTGGTAGAAGAATGCCTTTAAAATATACAAGAGCAATGATTACTGCTGTTTTAAATGGAGATTTAGGAAGCTATAGATACGAAGATTATCATATTCATTCTGTTTTCGGAGTTGCACAACCAAGAACATGTCCAGGAGTTCCAACAGAATTATTAAGTCCAAGAGCCACTTGGAATGATGATGAAGCATATTATAAAACAGCATTTAAATTATCGAATGCTTTTAGACATAATTTTACACAATTTGAAGAAATAGCAAGCGAAGATATTCGTAGAGGAGGTCCTCAACGTTATGCTTTTTAA
- a CDS encoding Nramp family divalent metal transporter: protein MIKNWFKNIGPGTLVAAAFIGPGTVTICTLAGVNFGFNLLWAMLLSIIATIFLQEMAARLGIISQKGLSEVIREEIKIPFLKHFVTLLILAAIVVGNASYEAGNISGGILGLETIFGKSILNFGDISINLMSSVIGVIAFVLLYIGNYKFLEKALVTLVLVMSVSFLITAIVTKPDILEILKGLFIPRFPEKSLLTVIGLIGTTVVPYNLFLHASLVKERWNKTEDLKLARKDTIISIILGGLVSMAIIVSAAAIPFGEITNAADLAKGLAPLYGEFAKYFLALGLFAAGITSAITAPLAAAYVAKGCLGWSGGLKSRKFRSVWIIILVLGVFFSSIGIKPIDIIKFAQVANGMLLPVIAGILLWIMNKKSVLGNYINSKTQNIIGFVILAITIFLGAKGILKVFNLI, encoded by the coding sequence ATGATAAAAAATTGGTTTAAAAACATTGGTCCAGGAACTTTAGTGGCAGCCGCTTTTATTGGCCCAGGAACTGTTACAATTTGTACTTTGGCTGGTGTAAATTTCGGATTCAATTTATTGTGGGCAATGTTGTTGTCTATTATTGCAACCATTTTTTTACAAGAAATGGCAGCAAGATTGGGTATTATTTCTCAAAAAGGATTGTCTGAAGTTATTAGGGAAGAAATTAAAATTCCTTTTTTAAAACACTTTGTAACGCTGTTAATTTTAGCTGCAATTGTGGTTGGAAATGCATCTTATGAAGCAGGAAATATCAGTGGAGGAATTTTAGGATTGGAAACTATTTTTGGAAAATCGATTTTAAATTTTGGCGATATTTCTATCAATTTAATGAGTTCTGTAATTGGTGTAATTGCATTTGTGCTTTTATATATTGGAAATTATAAGTTTCTTGAAAAAGCATTGGTAACACTTGTTTTAGTGATGAGTGTTTCCTTTTTAATAACTGCAATAGTTACAAAACCAGACATTTTAGAAATCTTAAAAGGACTCTTTATTCCGAGATTTCCAGAGAAAAGTTTACTAACAGTTATTGGTTTAATTGGTACAACTGTTGTGCCTTATAATTTGTTTTTACACGCTTCTTTAGTAAAAGAAAGGTGGAATAAAACCGAAGATTTAAAATTGGCAAGAAAAGATACCATCATTTCTATTATTTTAGGAGGCTTGGTTTCTATGGCAATTATTGTTTCTGCAGCTGCAATTCCATTTGGCGAGATAACAAACGCAGCAGATTTGGCAAAAGGTTTGGCGCCTTTGTATGGCGAATTTGCAAAGTATTTTTTGGCTTTGGGTTTATTTGCAGCAGGAATAACATCTGCAATTACAGCACCTTTAGCTGCTGCTTATGTTGCCAAAGGTTGTTTAGGTTGGAGTGGAGGTTTAAAATCCAGGAAATTTAGAAGCGTTTGGATTATCATTTTAGTTTTAGGAGTTTTCTTTTCTTCAATCGGAATAAAACCAATAGATATTATAAAGTTTGCGCAAGTTGCAAACGGAATGTTGTTACCAGTAATTGCAGGAATTTTATTGTGGATTATGAATAAAAAATCTGTTTTAGGCAATTATATAAATTCTAAAACGCAGAATATTATCGGTTTTGTAATTTTAGCAATTACCATATTTTTAGGAGCAAAAGGTATCTTAAAAGTCTTTAATCTTATTTAA
- the pxpA gene encoding 5-oxoprolinase subunit PxpA has translation MKIDINCDVGEGIENEHLLMPHISSCNIACGGHFGNAETIDKTIQLAIENKVLIGAHPSFPDTKNFGRKVMNISHEALQKSIENQLKLFINRLALVDEKLHHIKPHGALYNLIAVDEKVAKVFLKSIQKYSKDVFLYVPYNSVIEKLAIEKSIKIKYEVFSDRNYNNDLTLVSRNKENALITDKEDVFKHVLSMYKGKVKTISGELKTIKADTFCIHGDNKNAVSILEYLFEKLKKEGIKIA, from the coding sequence ATGAAAATCGATATAAATTGTGATGTTGGAGAAGGAATTGAAAATGAGCATTTATTAATGCCACATATTTCGTCTTGCAATATTGCTTGTGGAGGTCATTTTGGAAATGCAGAAACAATCGATAAAACCATACAATTAGCAATCGAAAATAAGGTATTAATTGGAGCACATCCATCTTTTCCTGACACAAAAAACTTCGGAAGAAAAGTAATGAACATTTCCCATGAAGCGCTTCAAAAAAGTATCGAAAATCAATTAAAATTATTTATAAATAGGTTGGCTTTGGTTGATGAAAAACTACATCACATAAAACCTCATGGAGCTTTGTATAATTTAATTGCTGTTGATGAAAAAGTTGCTAAAGTTTTTTTGAAATCTATTCAAAAATATAGTAAAGATGTTTTTTTATATGTCCCTTATAATTCAGTTATTGAAAAGTTAGCGATTGAAAAAAGCATAAAAATAAAGTATGAAGTTTTTTCGGATAGAAATTACAATAACGATTTAACTTTGGTTTCAAGAAACAAAGAAAATGCTTTAATTACTGATAAAGAAGACGTTTTTAAGCATGTTTTGTCAATGTATAAAGGAAAGGTAAAAACCATTTCAGGAGAACTTAAAACTATAAAAGCAGATACTTTTTGTATTCATGGAGATAATAAAAATGCAGTTTCAATATTAGAATACTTATTCGAAAAACTAAAAAAAGAAGGAATTAAAATTGCATAA
- the pxpB gene encoding 5-oxoprolinase subunit PxpB codes for MHKKPTYKPFGNASILIEWQAIIDEEILNDIILFKEKIQKEKSIVVADFIIGYNSLTLKYTNEISNYSDEVESLKSIYKQDFKLQKTEKFLWEVPVCYDLEFGIDLKEISEKSNLTIEEIIKLHSEKIYTVFFIGFLPGFLYLGGLDSQLHFDRKPNPRLKVAKGALAIGGKQTGVYPEVSAGGWNIIGRTPIHFFNIKNDNPCFAKAGDKIKFKPISLEEFYQTEKEIAENNYIIFKTLLND; via the coding sequence TTGCATAAAAAACCAACATACAAACCTTTTGGAAATGCATCGATTTTAATTGAATGGCAAGCAATTATAGATGAAGAAATTCTGAATGATATTATCCTATTTAAAGAGAAAATTCAAAAAGAAAAATCAATAGTAGTTGCAGATTTTATAATAGGTTACAATTCTTTAACTTTAAAATATACAAATGAAATATCTAATTATTCTGATGAAGTTGAAAGTTTAAAATCAATTTATAAACAAGATTTTAAACTTCAAAAAACAGAAAAATTTCTCTGGGAAGTTCCTGTTTGTTACGATTTAGAATTCGGGATTGATTTAAAAGAAATATCCGAAAAATCAAACCTTACCATTGAAGAAATAATTAAATTACATTCAGAAAAAATATACACAGTTTTCTTTATAGGTTTTTTACCAGGTTTTCTTTATTTAGGAGGGTTAGATTCACAATTACATTTCGATAGAAAACCCAATCCAAGATTAAAAGTAGCAAAAGGAGCCCTTGCAATTGGTGGAAAACAAACAGGTGTTTATCCAGAAGTATCTGCTGGAGGTTGGAATATTATTGGAAGAACTCCTATTCATTTTTTCAACATAAAAAACGATAATCCGTGTTTTGCAAAAGCTGGCGATAAAATAAAATTCAAACCAATTTCTTTAGAAGAGTTTTATCAAACTGAAAAAGAAATTGCAGAAAACAACTATATAATCTTTAAAACTTTGCTAAATGATTAG
- a CDS encoding biotin-dependent carboxyltransferase family protein translates to MIRVLKAGFYTSIQDRGRVGFAQNGVPVSGVMDSYAADVANSILNNSLEDALLEITFGGCKLEFLVETIICVSGGDFSATINNKPIQLNSRIKINTKDVLSFGKINFGARCYLAVKDGFLTKKVLGSRSFYQNITNQIIIKKGDILPITTFKSGLETSNSAIKIKETHFNSEDIYCYEGPEFELLKDHQKEQLLENIFTISNDNNRMGIRLNELIENNIPSILTSAVLPGTVQLTPSGKLIVLMRDCQVTGGYPRVLQLTGYAINKLAQKTTHQKLKFIIKSI, encoded by the coding sequence ATGATTAGAGTTTTAAAAGCAGGTTTTTATACCTCAATACAAGATAGAGGTAGAGTTGGTTTTGCGCAAAATGGCGTTCCTGTTTCTGGGGTTATGGATAGTTATGCTGCAGACGTAGCAAATAGTATTTTAAATAATTCTTTAGAAGACGCACTTTTAGAAATTACTTTTGGTGGTTGTAAATTAGAATTTTTAGTAGAAACTATTATTTGTGTTTCTGGTGGCGATTTTTCAGCAACAATAAATAACAAGCCAATTCAACTAAATTCAAGAATAAAAATCAATACAAAAGACGTTTTAAGTTTTGGAAAAATAAATTTTGGAGCAAGATGTTACTTGGCAGTAAAAGATGGTTTTTTAACGAAAAAAGTTTTAGGAAGTAGAAGTTTTTATCAAAATATAACAAACCAAATCATTATAAAGAAAGGAGATATTTTACCAATTACGACTTTTAAAAGCGGTTTAGAAACATCAAATTCAGCAATAAAAATAAAAGAAACACATTTTAATTCAGAAGATATATATTGTTACGAAGGACCAGAATTTGAGTTGTTAAAAGATCATCAAAAAGAACAATTATTAGAAAATATTTTTACAATTTCTAACGATAATAATAGAATGGGAATTCGTTTAAATGAGTTAATTGAGAACAACATTCCTTCAATTTTAACATCAGCAGTTTTGCCAGGTACAGTTCAATTAACACCTTCTGGGAAATTAATTGTTTTAATGCGAGATTGCCAAGTTACTGGTGGTTACCCAAGAGTTCTACAACTCACAGGATATGCTATTAATAAATTAGCTCAAAAAACAACACATCAGAAACTAAAATTTATAATAAAAAGTATTTGA
- a CDS encoding YtxH domain-containing protein, whose protein sequence is MSNSSNTVVGLLAGTVIGATLGILFAPDKGINTRQRISDEALAAKDKIAERAVELKDQVSSTMVDKKESLDTQLESVVSNVSHKAEDVITTLEKKLKELKDKNKKLQKTV, encoded by the coding sequence ATGAGTAATAGCAGTAACACAGTAGTAGGATTATTAGCAGGAACAGTAATAGGAGCAACTTTAGGAATTTTATTTGCACCTGATAAAGGTATAAACACAAGACAAAGAATTTCTGATGAAGCTTTAGCAGCAAAAGATAAAATTGCAGAAAGAGCAGTAGAATTAAAAGATCAAGTTTCTTCTACAATGGTAGATAAAAAAGAAAGTTTAGACACACAATTAGAGAGTGTAGTTTCTAATGTAAGCCATAAGGCAGAAGATGTAATTACTACTTTAGAGAAAAAATTGAAAGAATTAAAAGATAAAAATAAAAAATTACAAAAAACAGTCTAA
- a CDS encoding helix-turn-helix transcriptional regulator produces MIEIEIVADSDKDLLEQIRENIGGTITSNWSECILEINNEYATGKMRFIPFDWGVNLLDFDITLHKEFIFKIQAVPEYNPLRFLYPSVGNIKHRFGVEKTEHKVEQFQSLIFTNKTSGYNYLHFPKNEPLEINLIEIVRKKFLKKRTTNVSTLNKKLHEVFVDTDHDYRFANYGTMNLKMADLIKRLKKVKGKGMLRILKVEAKVYEILSVHIQQHNRLLEGVPLPTSLIKSELKTVRKFGNSIVKNPAKEYTLEKLSTESGLTQAKLQDGFRFLYNRTVTEYIRHIRLESARDLLKNTDLNVSQIVYSIGFSSRSYFSKIFKEKYDISPNEFKKKALVVS; encoded by the coding sequence ATGATAGAAATTGAAATAGTTGCTGATAGTGATAAAGATTTATTAGAACAAATTAGAGAGAATATTGGAGGAACAATAACCAGTAATTGGAGTGAATGCATTCTTGAAATTAACAATGAATATGCTACAGGAAAAATGAGGTTTATTCCTTTTGATTGGGGAGTAAATTTATTAGATTTTGATATTACACTCCACAAAGAATTTATTTTTAAAATACAAGCTGTACCAGAATACAATCCTTTACGTTTCTTGTATCCTTCAGTAGGTAACATAAAACATAGATTTGGTGTTGAAAAAACAGAACATAAAGTAGAGCAATTTCAATCTTTAATATTCACAAATAAAACTAGTGGATATAACTATTTGCATTTTCCTAAAAATGAACCTTTAGAAATAAACCTTATTGAAATTGTAAGAAAGAAATTTTTAAAGAAAAGGACTACAAATGTGTCTACTTTAAACAAAAAATTACACGAAGTTTTTGTTGATACTGATCATGATTACAGATTTGCCAATTACGGAACAATGAATCTAAAAATGGCAGATCTTATTAAAAGACTAAAAAAAGTTAAGGGTAAAGGCATGTTGCGTATTCTTAAAGTTGAGGCAAAAGTTTACGAAATATTATCTGTACACATACAACAACACAATAGGCTTTTAGAGGGTGTTCCGTTACCAACTTCTTTAATTAAAAGTGAGTTAAAAACGGTTCGTAAATTTGGAAATAGTATCGTGAAAAATCCTGCTAAAGAATACACATTAGAAAAACTTTCTACAGAATCTGGATTAACACAAGCTAAATTACAAGATGGTTTTAGGTTTTTATATAACAGAACTGTTACTGAATATATAAGACATATTCGTTTAGAGTCAGCAAGAGATTTGTTAAAAAATACAGATTTAAATGTTTCTCAAATTGTATATAGTATTGGTTTTAGCAGCAGAAGTTATTTTTCTAAAATATTCAAAGAAAAGTACGACATAAGTCCAAATGAATTTAAAAAGAAAGCGTTGGTAGTTTCTTAA
- a CDS encoding hemerythrin domain-containing protein: MNIFEEIRKDHDKQRSLLSKLVETSGDTEKRNTLFKELKNELEVHANAEERHFYKPLISNDMMQEKARHGIAEHHEIDELIEKLEETGYDSSAWLKIAKQLQEKVEHHLEDEEHKFFQLAGKVFNESQKETLAKSYTKHMNDNL; this comes from the coding sequence ATGAACATTTTTGAAGAAATAAGAAAAGATCATGATAAACAAAGAAGTTTATTAAGCAAACTTGTAGAAACTTCTGGTGATACAGAAAAAAGAAATACACTCTTTAAAGAATTAAAAAACGAGTTAGAAGTTCATGCAAATGCAGAAGAAAGACACTTTTACAAACCTTTGATTAGTAATGACATGATGCAAGAAAAAGCGAGGCATGGTATTGCAGAGCATCATGAAATAGATGAATTAATAGAAAAATTAGAAGAAACAGGTTATGACTCTTCTGCTTGGTTAAAAATAGCAAAGCAATTGCAAGAGAAAGTAGAACATCATTTAGAAGATGAAGAGCATAAGTTTTTTCAGTTAGCAGGAAAAGTATTTAATGAAAGCCAGAAAGAAACTTTGGCAAAAAGTTATACAAAACACATGAATGATAATTTATAA
- a CDS encoding ferritin-like domain-containing protein yields MSTYTEEVGEKLNELLEKTYDAEKGFKKAADNIENQALKNYFKSKAQERYSFGHELKEEIRTYNQEIDKGGSVAGSAHRAWMDIKALFSLDDEESMLEEAIRGEKTAVKEYEEVISETSLPSSTKSLLESQKNKIENGLYNIKSLEDIH; encoded by the coding sequence ATGAGTACTTACACAGAAGAAGTAGGAGAGAAACTAAACGAACTTTTAGAAAAAACCTATGATGCAGAAAAAGGATTTAAAAAAGCTGCTGATAACATAGAGAATCAAGCGTTAAAAAATTATTTTAAGTCCAAAGCTCAAGAAAGATATTCTTTTGGTCATGAACTAAAAGAAGAAATTAGAACTTATAATCAAGAAATAGATAAAGGAGGAAGCGTTGCAGGTTCTGCACACAGAGCTTGGATGGATATAAAAGCATTGTTCTCTTTAGATGATGAAGAGTCTATGTTAGAAGAAGCAATTAGAGGAGAAAAAACAGCCGTAAAAGAATATGAAGAAGTAATTAGTGAAACTAGTTTACCTTCTAGTACAAAATCTTTACTAGAGTCTCAAAAAAATAAAATTGAGAACGGCTTATATAATATTAAATCTTTAGAGGATATTCACTAG
- a CDS encoding DUF1328 family protein, whose protein sequence is MLRWTITFIIIALIAGVLGFGGIAGAAAGIAKIIFVVFIILFLLSLISGRKKI, encoded by the coding sequence ATGTTACGTTGGACAATTACATTTATAATAATCGCATTAATAGCAGGGGTTTTAGGATTTGGAGGAATTGCAGGAGCTGCAGCCGGAATTGCTAAAATTATCTTTGTTGTATTTATTATTCTTTTCTTATTATCACTTATCAGTGGAAGAAAAAAAATATAG
- a CDS encoding App1 family protein: protein MGLFSKDSLQVIVFQSYGTNNHFYSRGRALEDEKINLKSSNFFKLILNSWKRFETDEIKNTALTITFSNNYKINTKTDNKGYFIVDEKIENLTNLTNNEDWLHFTVSYTNTNVGRAINNKNRFPGELLIPSNKVEFGVISDIDDTILHTGVVSKLKWRLLINTFFKSPEKRKALEGTSEFYSLLHLGKSGKNANPIFYVSHSPWNLYKYLEVFLKKNNFPKGAILLRTASNIFKKKSSAEKPQKQKEIVNILKTYPHLNFILIGDAGEKDADIYMEVVSNYPNRIKAIYLRSVKSSKRMNRIKNLIKNYTETSFLLVDSSKEAIKHAKENGFIRA, encoded by the coding sequence ATGGGTTTATTTAGTAAAGATTCTCTACAAGTTATTGTGTTTCAAAGTTATGGCACAAATAACCATTTTTACTCAAGGGGAAGAGCTTTAGAGGATGAAAAAATAAATTTAAAAAGCAGTAATTTTTTTAAACTAATTCTAAATTCTTGGAAACGTTTTGAAACTGATGAAATAAAAAATACAGCTCTAACAATTACATTTTCTAACAATTATAAAATAAATACTAAAACTGACAATAAAGGCTATTTTATTGTTGATGAGAAAATAGAAAACCTTACTAATTTAACAAACAATGAAGATTGGCTTCACTTTACAGTTTCATATACAAATACAAATGTAGGTAGAGCAATAAATAACAAAAACAGATTTCCTGGAGAGTTGTTAATTCCTTCTAACAAAGTAGAATTTGGTGTTATTAGCGATATAGATGATACTATTTTACACACAGGAGTTGTATCAAAATTAAAATGGAGACTTCTTATTAATACCTTTTTTAAATCACCAGAAAAAAGAAAAGCATTAGAGGGTACTTCAGAATTTTATAGTTTATTGCATTTAGGAAAATCTGGTAAAAATGCTAATCCTATATTTTATGTGAGTCATAGCCCTTGGAATCTATATAAATATTTAGAGGTTTTTTTAAAGAAAAACAACTTTCCTAAAGGTGCAATTCTTTTAAGAACTGCTAGTAACATATTCAAAAAGAAGTCTTCGGCAGAGAAACCTCAAAAACAAAAAGAGATTGTGAATATTTTAAAAACATATCCTCATTTAAATTTTATTTTAATTGGTGATGCTGGAGAAAAAGATGCAGATATTTATATGGAAGTTGTTTCTAATTACCCTAATAGAATTAAAGCAATTTATTTAAGAAGTGTAAAAAGCTCTAAAAGGATGAATAGAATTAAGAATCTGATTAAAAATTACACTGAAACTTCTTTTTTATTGGTAGATTCTAGTAAAGAGGCTATTAAACATGCAAAAGAAAACGGATTTATAAGAGCATAA